In a single window of the Mucilaginibacter defluvii genome:
- a CDS encoding glycoside hydrolase family 30 protein, producing MNKTVIYPIYFLLLLASVAGGCSKSASTKPDPVDPVVPPPVTPAKTDVEFWLTKGDRTSLFAKQNVAILFKQETNNNATIEVDSTQTYQTVDGFGFALTGGSAMLINQLNATDKTALIRELFGTEGGGIGISYLRVTLGASDLSVVPFTYDEITTGVSDTELKQFSIDMEKKDLIPVLKMILAVNPNIKILASPWTAPTWMKDNQGYYGGSLKKEYYSVYAQYFVKYINAMKAEGITIDAITPQNEPLNAYNNPSMFMSSADQKIFVRDNLGPAFESAGINTKILIYDHNLDHPEYAIDILKDAAAAKYIDGSAFHLYGGNINAMSTVHDAAPSKNVYFTEQATFGNGSFDGDLKWHTSNLIIGAMRNWSRNVIEWNLASDPKFDPHTVGGCDACQGAITVGTSVARNVSYYIVAHASKFVRPGSVRIGSSSINDLQSVAYKTPSGKKVLIVLNNTASTLTFNIKYNNRIAASTLAGGAVGTYVW from the coding sequence ATGAATAAAACAGTTATATACCCAATTTATTTCTTGCTGTTGCTCGCCAGTGTTGCCGGTGGATGCAGTAAATCGGCCTCAACAAAGCCAGACCCGGTTGACCCGGTAGTTCCGCCACCAGTTACACCAGCGAAAACTGATGTAGAATTTTGGCTTACCAAAGGCGACAGAACATCGCTTTTTGCAAAACAGAATGTAGCTATCCTGTTTAAACAGGAAACAAATAATAACGCCACCATTGAGGTGGATAGCACCCAAACCTATCAAACCGTGGATGGCTTTGGCTTTGCGCTAACCGGTGGCAGCGCCATGCTGATCAATCAACTGAACGCTACTGATAAAACCGCTCTTATCAGGGAACTTTTTGGCACAGAAGGTGGTGGAATTGGCATCAGCTATTTGCGGGTAACGTTGGGTGCGTCAGATTTGAGTGTTGTGCCTTTTACTTACGACGAGATCACTACCGGTGTAAGCGATACCGAACTTAAACAGTTCAGCATCGATATGGAAAAAAAGGATTTGATACCGGTATTGAAAATGATATTGGCCGTTAATCCGAATATAAAAATATTGGCCAGCCCATGGACAGCGCCAACCTGGATGAAGGACAACCAGGGCTATTATGGCGGCAGCCTAAAGAAAGAATATTACAGCGTTTACGCGCAGTACTTCGTAAAATACATTAATGCCATGAAGGCCGAAGGGATTACCATTGATGCCATTACCCCGCAAAACGAACCGCTGAACGCTTACAATAACCCGAGCATGTTCATGTCGTCGGCAGACCAAAAGATTTTTGTGCGCGATAACCTGGGCCCGGCGTTCGAGTCAGCAGGCATCAATACCAAAATATTGATCTACGATCATAACCTCGATCATCCGGAATATGCTATCGATATTTTAAAGGATGCCGCCGCCGCAAAATACATTGATGGCTCGGCGTTTCACCTGTATGGCGGTAACATCAACGCCATGAGTACTGTACATGATGCGGCGCCAAGTAAGAACGTGTACTTTACCGAGCAGGCCACTTTTGGCAACGGCAGCTTTGACGGCGATTTGAAATGGCATACCAGCAACCTCATTATAGGCGCTATGCGCAACTGGAGCCGAAATGTAATAGAGTGGAACCTGGCTTCCGATCCTAAATTTGATCCGCATACTGTTGGCGGCTGCGATGCTTGCCAGGGGGCGATCACGGTAGGTACATCAGTTGCACGCAATGTGTCTTACTACATTGTGGCACACGCGTCCAAATTTGTTAGGCCAGGCTCGGTACGTATCGGCTCAAGCTCAATAAATGATCTGCAAAGCGTGGCTTACAAAACGCCATCAGGCAAAAAGGTACTTATTGTGCTTAACAATACGGCCAGTACCTTAACATTCAACATTAAGTATAACAACAGGATAGCTGCCAGTACATTGGCAGGCGGGGCAGTTGGTACTTACGTATGGTAA
- a CDS encoding glycoside hydrolase family 16 protein encodes MIKINTTILLCAFTGLVLIACGSKKSDPAPNIGPVKTEPPTDKGWEFETTASFADEFDTDGKPSDSKWMYDTGGSGWGNNELQYYTNTENNASIKNGILTITAKKEVMQGMNYTSSRMVSKFEHSITYGRVEVRAKLPAGRGTWPAIWMLPDDYKYGAWPKSGEIDIMEHVGYDPNNVHFSVHNSVNNAGNSKTSGRMMETALTAYHKYRVDWTPYAIRGYYDDTLVFTFVNEGKGESTWPFDQKFHLLLNVAVGGNWGGLQGVDDSVFPASMQVDYVRFYKMINK; translated from the coding sequence ATGATAAAAATTAATACCACGATATTACTTTGCGCGTTTACCGGACTGGTACTCATTGCCTGCGGTAGCAAAAAAAGCGACCCAGCACCTAACATCGGCCCGGTTAAAACCGAGCCACCTACCGATAAGGGCTGGGAGTTTGAGACCACGGCATCCTTCGCAGACGAATTTGATACCGACGGAAAGCCCAGTGACTCCAAATGGATGTATGATACCGGCGGCAGCGGATGGGGCAATAACGAATTACAATACTATACCAATACAGAAAATAATGCTTCGATAAAAAACGGCATTCTTACCATCACGGCTAAAAAAGAGGTTATGCAGGGCATGAACTACACTTCATCGCGCATGGTATCAAAGTTTGAGCATAGCATCACTTATGGCAGGGTTGAGGTACGCGCCAAACTGCCTGCCGGTAGGGGAACTTGGCCGGCCATTTGGATGCTGCCTGATGACTATAAATATGGCGCTTGGCCAAAATCAGGCGAGATTGATATTATGGAGCATGTAGGTTACGATCCGAACAATGTACATTTCAGCGTACATAATTCGGTTAATAATGCCGGCAACTCCAAAACATCAGGCCGGATGATGGAAACGGCGCTAACCGCTTACCATAAATACCGTGTCGATTGGACACCTTATGCTATCCGTGGTTATTATGATGACACACTGGTGTTCACCTTCGTAAATGAAGGCAAAGGTGAATCAACCTGGCCGTTCGACCAGAAATTTCACCTGCTGCTGAATGTTGCTGTTGGCGGCAATTGGGGCGGGCTGCAGGGAGTTGATGACAGCGTTTTCCCGGCCAGTATGCAGGTTGATTATGTACGATTCTATAAAATGATTAATAAATAA